In a single window of the Podarcis raffonei isolate rPodRaf1 chromosome 14, rPodRaf1.pri, whole genome shotgun sequence genome:
- the STARD5 gene encoding stAR-related lipid transfer protein 5, whose translation MDYREAASWAAERMQSYRKDCSGWRSCKRTNEVSISWRPSTEFHGNIYKAEGIMPAKPEDVFKCLKPETGGLREKWDPNVKEIEVVEEISEDVSIVRTITPSAFMKIISPREFIDVVLIKRDEDGTITSNATNVEHPLCQLQPSYVRGLNYPCGCFCIPAPGEPCKTQLLTFFQTDLGGNLPQTVVESFFPSSMTGFYSNLTKAVLKLAA comes from the exons ATGGACTACCGGGAGGCCGCCAGCTGGGCTGCGGAGCGCATGCAGAGCTATCGCAAAGACTGCAGCGGATGGCGCAGCTGCAAGCGCACG AATGAAGTTTCAATATCTTGGAGACCATCAACTGAGTTTCATGGAAACAT ATACAAAGCGGAAGGGATTATGCCTGCAAAACCGGAGGATGTCTTTAAATGTTTGAAACCAGAGACGGGTGGACTTCGAGAAAAATGGGATCCAAACGTGAAGGAGATTGAAGTCGTTGAAGAGATTAGCGAA GATGTTTCCATAGTCAGAACTATCACACCGTCGGCTTTTATGAAGATCATCTCTCCGAGGGAGTTCATAGACGTCGTCCTGATTAAGCGGGATGAGGATGGAACCATCACATCTAATG CAACCAATGTGGAGCACCCACTCTGCCAACTTCAACCAAGTTACGTGAGAGGCCTTAATTATCCCTGCGGCTGTTTCTGCATCCCAGCCCCAGG AGAGCCATGTAAGACGCAACTCCTCACTTTCTTTCAGACAGACCTAGGCGGCAACCTTCCTCAAACAGTTGTGGAGTCCTTCTTCCCAAGCAGCATGACCGGTTTTTACAGCAATCTGACCAAAGCAGTGTTGAAACTAGCGGcttaa